The Spirochaetales bacterium genome segment AGCCCCGGCCGCGGCGGCAATGCTTGTGTTTACCGCGATAAAGGCGATCGAGAGGTTCGTTCCCGCGGTTGTGCTGCCGGGATTGAACCCGAACCAGCCGAACCAGAGAATGAACACCCCCAGTGCGGCGAGCGGTATGTTGTGACCCGGAATTGCTTTTGTTTTCGTTTTACCGTTGATCTTGATGTACTTGCCTGTCCTTGGCCCGAGAACAATTGCCCCGGTCAAAGCGGCCCAGCCGCCGACAGAATGGACTACCGTGGAGCCGGCAAAGTCGACAAATCCGAGACCCGAAAGCCAGCCGCCGCCCCAGATCCAGTGGCCGACAATGGGGTAAATGAGGGCTGATATGACGGCGCTGTAGATCAGGTAGGAAATGAACTTTGTCCGTTCCGCCATTGCCCCGGAGACGATAGTCGCCGCCGTTGCGGCGAACACGCACTGGAAGATCCAGAATGCGAAGGTCCAGAGTCCGTCGGTCGTTGAGGGATCACCCCCTGAAAGCATGAATCCGCTTGTTCCAATCAGTCCCGCCGCGGAGACGCCGAACATGAGCGCAAAGCCGACAAGCCAGTACGCGATTGAACCGACGGAAAAATCCATGAGGTTTTTCATGATTATATTTCCCGCATTCTTAGCCCTGGTAAATCCGGTCTCTACCATCGCGAATCCCGCCTGCATAAAAAAAACCAGAAACGCCGCGATGAGTGTCCAGACAACGTCGATTGCGGTTTTATTCTGCATAGCCTGTATTTCTTCTTCCGCAAAAACTGAAAAAACCACAATAAAAAGAAGCAGAATAACGATGATTGTTCGCTTACCCATAGAAACCTCCTTGATACGATGATATATATTTTAAGCAACAACTGTGCCATCGGCCGGTTAATTCTGTAACTTATGGAATTATAGGAAATAAACTGTTGTCAATGATAAAAGAGAGAATGTGAATGAAATAAAAGTATACATTATAGAAGTATAAAAAGCTATAAGATACAAAAATGTAGTAAAATAAAACAGAAACGTCATTAATTCGGGAAAAAAGTAATAAAAACCTCATGATGTCATACACATATCTGTTGCAATATTTTGCGTATTATGTACACTGATTGCAGGATGCATTATCTGGATCTTCTGAATGAAAAACAGCGTGAAGCGGTTCTCCACCTGGGTTCACCCCTTCTCATCCTTGCCGGTGCCGGGTCGGGAAAGACCCGTGTTATTACGACAAAAATCGCGTGGCTGCTTGATGAAAAAGGCTATGATCCCCTGTCGATCCTGGCCGTCACCTTTACCAACAAGGCCGCCGATGAAATGAAAAACAGGGTGCTTGATCTGACCCCCCGCGCCGGGAACGTCATGATCCGTACCTTTCACTCATTCGGCGCGTGGCTGTGCCGCCGTCATGCGCATCTTATCGGACTTCCCCCGAATTTCACTATCTATGATCCCGACGATATGATCGCCCTCATCAAATCGATAACGGAAAAAAAGACACCGCTTTCCGAAATAAAACAATATGCGAATCTCATCAGTCGCGCGAAAGATATGTGTCTTTCGCCGGAAGACGATCTCTCGCCTTTTTCATGGGCATCGGGATTCGACGACATCTATCTGCGGTACCAAAAGCGACTGGAAGAAATAGGAAATCTCGATTTCGGGGACCTTATCATGAAACCGGTACGGCTTCTCCGTGATTTTCCCCGGGTTAAAGAGAGAATCCGGCAGCGTTTCGGGGTTATCCTTGTCGACGAGTTTCAGGACTCGAACGGGGCCCAGTTCGAACTGCTTTCCGAACTTTACGGCGGGAAAACCTACCTCTGTGTCGTCGGGGACGAAGACCAGTCGATATATTCCTTCAGGGGGGCGGAAGTGAAAAATATCGTCGGTTTTGCCGATGCCTTTCCGGGAACGACAGTCATCATGCTCGAACAGAATTACCGGTCGACCGCCACGATTCTGGAACTTGCCACCAGGGTGGTCGAGCACAATTCGTTCCGGATAGGCAAGAACCTCTGGACGGATAACGATGAAGGGGAACGGGCGGTTTATACCCGGCTCGCCAATCAGGAGGAAGAGGCCCTTTTCTGTGCGCACCTTGTGGAAGACGGAAACTTCGACAATACCGCGATTCTGTACCGGAACAATTACCAGTCGAGGGCGTTCGAATCACTTTTCCTCAACCTTAATATTCCGTATAAAATTGTCGGGACACTCAGGTTTTACGAGCGGGAGGAAGTGAAAGATGTCCTTGCCTATCTCAATTTTTGTGCCAATCCCAGGGACGAGGTGTCCTTCCGTCGCATAGTGAACAAACCTGCGAGGGGAATCGGTCCCAGGAGTGTGGAAACGGTTATCGGCTGTCACGCGGCGGATCTCCTCGCTTCCGCTGCCGGGGCGATCCCCCGGCTTTCTTCCAAAGCACGTGAAGCGCTTTCTTTTTTTATCGGTATCGTGGAAGAATCGATCTCGATGCTCGAATCGCATACGCTTTCCGAGGTGGTTCATCATCTTATCATCCGCTCCGGTCTTTACGACCATTACCATGAAAAGGACAAGATGAGTCACACATCAAAGGTCAGGAACCTCGAAGAGATCGTGAATGCCACAAGCAATTATCCGGGAGGGAAAGAAGGCCTTTCGGCCTTTCTGGAAACAACGTTACTCGGAAGCAATGACGAAGATCCTTTTTTACATGAGGGGAAGGTCACCCTGATCACGGTTCACAATACAAAGGGGCTCGAGTTTGACCGTGTCATCATCACGGGCCTCGAGGAAGGTCTTTTCCCGCACTGGAGGGAAGGAGATGATGAAGAAGAAGAGCTTGAGGAAGAACGGCGGCTTTTCTATGTCGGTGTGACGAGGGCGCGCAAATCCCTGTATCTGACGAGTTGTGCCAGACGGCTGGTTTTCGGTCATTACGACGACCGTTTCCCCTCCCGTTTTTTGTCCGAGATACCGAAGAAATGTCTTGCGGCCTCAGGTGATACGGGAGGGGGAGCGTATCGGGTGGGGAATCATGTGATGCACCCCGAATATGGTACTGGCATAATCGTCGGAAAATGGTATAATGACGAGGAAGAGATGGTACAGGTGAGGTTTTCGACCGGCAGGGAGGCCCGCTTCATCGCCTCCTATTCGAAACTGGAAAGGATATGTCCCGATGATTGACGACAAAACACTTCAGTCGATTCTCTTTTTAAGCAGACTCGATGTCAGCGACGAGGAGAAGGAACATTTCAGAAAACAGGTGGGGGATATTCTCGATTACGTCGCCCAGCTTCAGGATTACGAGACGGAAGGGATCGATCCCGATCTCGGGAAAGCCGTCACCGTCGACCGGCTACGGGCAGACAAAGCAAGGCCGGGATTCACGCACGACGATGTCGCCCGCTTCGGAGCCCATTTTTCGGACGGATTCTTTGTCGTACCCCGGATCATCGAAGATTTCCTCGAAAACAGGGATGAGGAGTAGCGTGTGGCGTCGATTGTCTGTATGACCCTCACGGAATTAAAGGCGGCCATGGAACGTGGTGATCTTTCGGCAAAGGATGCAGTCGCCGCCTTCAGGGACGAATATCTTGAGGATTGCAAGCACCCGCAGCCCCTCAACTGCTATATCGAGTTTTTCGACGACGCCCTCGCGAAGGCCGAAAAAGCCGATGCGGCGCGGGCGAAAGGGGAGGGGGGTGGATTGTGCGGGCTTCCCCTTGCCGTCAAGGATAACATCCTCGTCGAAGGGAAACCCCTTACCTGTGCTTCGGGGGTGCTTAAAGGATTTACCGCGCCGTATTCGGCGACGGTTGTCGACAGACTGGTTTCGGACGGTATGATTGTCACGGGAAGGACGAATATGGATGAGTTCGGTATGGGATCGTCCTGCGAATATTCGATATACGGCCCAACACGGAATCCCGTCGACAGGGAACTGACCCCG includes the following:
- a CDS encoding ammonium transporter, which translates into the protein MGKRTIIVILLLFIVVFSVFAEEEIQAMQNKTAIDVVWTLIAAFLVFFMQAGFAMVETGFTRAKNAGNIIMKNLMDFSVGSIAYWLVGFALMFGVSAAGLIGTSGFMLSGGDPSTTDGLWTFAFWIFQCVFAATAATIVSGAMAERTKFISYLIYSAVISALIYPIVGHWIWGGGWLSGLGFVDFAGSTVVHSVGGWAALTGAIVLGPRTGKYIKINGKTKTKAIPGHNIPLAALGVFILWFGWFGFNPGSTTAGTNLSIAFIAVNTSIAAAAGAISAMIFSWLRFGKPDPSMSLNGALAGLVAITAGCSSVSPGSSIVIGLLAGIIVVASVEFIDKVLHIDDPVGAVSVHGVCGAFGTLAVGLFAESAYGGVDGLFFGGGFGLLGTQTIGVVSVGCWVAITSLALFFAIKKTIGLRVTPEEELKGLDIEEHGMESYSGFQIFITQ
- a CDS encoding UvrD-helicase domain-containing protein — its product is MHYLDLLNEKQREAVLHLGSPLLILAGAGSGKTRVITTKIAWLLDEKGYDPLSILAVTFTNKAADEMKNRVLDLTPRAGNVMIRTFHSFGAWLCRRHAHLIGLPPNFTIYDPDDMIALIKSITEKKTPLSEIKQYANLISRAKDMCLSPEDDLSPFSWASGFDDIYLRYQKRLEEIGNLDFGDLIMKPVRLLRDFPRVKERIRQRFGVILVDEFQDSNGAQFELLSELYGGKTYLCVVGDEDQSIYSFRGAEVKNIVGFADAFPGTTVIMLEQNYRSTATILELATRVVEHNSFRIGKNLWTDNDEGERAVYTRLANQEEEALFCAHLVEDGNFDNTAILYRNNYQSRAFESLFLNLNIPYKIVGTLRFYEREEVKDVLAYLNFCANPRDEVSFRRIVNKPARGIGPRSVETVIGCHAADLLASAAGAIPRLSSKAREALSFFIGIVEESISMLESHTLSEVVHHLIIRSGLYDHYHEKDKMSHTSKVRNLEEIVNATSNYPGGKEGLSAFLETTLLGSNDEDPFLHEGKVTLITVHNTKGLEFDRVIITGLEEGLFPHWREGDDEEEELEEERRLFYVGVTRARKSLYLTSCARRLVFGHYDDRFPSRFLSEIPKKCLAASGDTGGGAYRVGNHVMHPEYGTGIIVGKWYNDEEEMVQVRFSTGREARFIASYSKLERICPDD
- the gatC gene encoding Asp-tRNA(Asn)/Glu-tRNA(Gln) amidotransferase subunit GatC, producing MIDDKTLQSILFLSRLDVSDEEKEHFRKQVGDILDYVAQLQDYETEGIDPDLGKAVTVDRLRADKARPGFTHDDVARFGAHFSDGFFVVPRIIEDFLENRDEE